A region from the Mercenaria mercenaria strain notata chromosome 7, MADL_Memer_1, whole genome shotgun sequence genome encodes:
- the LOC123555227 gene encoding N-acetylglucosamine-1-phosphotransferase subunits alpha/beta-like, whose product MYFLMEGSNSSNRFEPKIDSPHVSFVMVTVDENKTRKDLDMLLKTKRKFVCINDDIDYSKPAAADRVIALLEEYYDSMFPNPSSFEKSK is encoded by the exons ATGTACTTTCTCATGGAAGGAAGTAACAGTTCCAACAG GTTTGAACCTAAAATAGACAGTCCTCATGTTTCATTTGTGATGGTAACTGTAGATGAAAACAAAACACGTAAAGACTTGGATATGCTGCTGAAAACTAAAAG GAAATTTGTTTGCATCAATGACGATATTGACTACAGCAAGCCAGCCGCAGCTGACAGGGTAATTGCCTTACTGGAAGAGTATTACGATTCGATGTTTCCAAACCCTTCGTCATTCGAAAAAAGTAAATGA